In Phragmites australis chromosome 16, lpPhrAust1.1, whole genome shotgun sequence, one DNA window encodes the following:
- the LOC133895962 gene encoding uncharacterized protein LOC133895962 — protein sequence MLALYKAHHKGVSYSPSSPSCQALVAVLLSSCRGWNWWSKELVPRCGAGNGAAPMSSPGSRAMTTGLMVVLLAVSASITSGGGDRLHLNLLGVLTGVNLIVIGVRMTDHPMAFVTITSPNIVALAAFSHRNLDIVGFIMVSSAITAVAGVVSPALCFGLFALLLLGISLINIGIFGE from the exons ATGCTTGCGCTTTACAAAGCTCATCACAAAGGGGTCTCGTACTCGCCATCCTCGCCGTCTTGCCAAGCTCTTGTCGCCGTCTTGCTGAGCTCTTGTCGCGGTTGGAACTGGTGGTCGAAGGAGCTCGTGCCGCGCTGCGGTGCAG GGAACGGCGCCGCGCCGATGAGCTCTCCGGGAAGTAGGGCGATGACCACTGGCCtgatggtcgtgctcctcgcTGTCAGTGCAAGCATcacctccggcggcggcgaccgcttgcacctcaacctCCTGGGGGTTCTTACTGGCGTCAACCTCATCGTTATCGGCGTCCGGATGACTGACCACCCGATGGCTTTCGTCACCATCACGTCCCCCAATATAGTTGCGCTCGCAGCGTTCTCGCATCGCAACCTCGACATCGTAGGGTTCATCATGGTTTCATCCGCCATCACGGCTGTCGCCGGCGTGGTGAGCCCGGCGCTCTGTTTTGGTCTCTTTGCTCTGCTTCTGTTGGGGATTTCCCTCATCAATATTGGGATTTTTGGTGAATAG